CGACCCGAATAACGCTACCCACGCTGAGACGATAGTTCGATAGTCATCTGGAAAGGCGAGCAGTGGGACCAGCATCGGTAGACCGCCCCGGATCACGACGGTAGCTACCCGTCGCAAACGCGAATCGAGATATTGAGCACCCAGCAGTGCCAGTGCGTAGAGATCTCCCTGTCCCCAATGAAACCACGTGAGCGCGATAAACATCACTGCCGAGGTCTCTGGATAAAACGACCAAAGTATCCCATATACTCCACCAAAGATGGTGTACAGGAGGCCAATCGCTATGAGTCCCCGATATGTTACTTGTAGGCCCGCTGTTCGAGCAGGAGCGAGGTGGTCGACAGCGCCGTGGGGCAACCCGAGGATAACGACGCTTGAGAGTAGGGGGATGTATTGTACCCATACCGGAACTGCCAGATTGAGCTCACTACTAGCGAGCGTTACTGTAATGAGACCAACGAGGAGTATCCAAACTGGCCGAGCTGCAACTCGACAGTAAAACCGTCGAACTGCTTGTGATGCTGTGGGTGCATCGATCACGCCCACCGAGTGATCACCCATCGGTAGAGTATGAGGCCTTGTACGACAAAGAGATTCGTGACAAAAAAGAAAATAGCCTCTTCGATCGGCAGTCCGGCCAGCGTTATCCCGGTTGTGTACGTATCAGCTAGTGTCCAAATGCCGACCGCAATCGCAACGCGATCAGCACCCCACAGGTAGATTGTTGGAACTAATGTTCCGAAGAGGACGACTCGGTAGTGGTACAACAGCTGACAGGGTCCAACTGTCCACTGGAGGGTCAGAACAGGTGCAGCCCAAACGAGAATCGCTCCGAGATAGAACGTATCGAGGCCCTGTAGACAATACAATCCAATACAACCAACAAGCACACCGGTCGTGCAGCCAATAAGTCGTGGAACCGGTCGTAACTGTTGAGAAACATTCGGCCATCCTTCCCGAAGAGGCAGCTGTGCGAGCCAAAATGCGGTCATGAGCGGTTGGACGAGGATAAACAAGTACTCCTCAATTGGGGCATGCCCAACAGTTCTCAGCACTCGTCCTTCTCCGTACTCCCAAACTCCGCGTGCGATAAGGTAGTTATCCCACGGCGTCGTGTACAACAGCGCTACGAGCATGAGGGCCACAACGACGAGCCAATAGATGTGCCCACGATCGTTCGACCTAACTGAATTCCCTTCTGGTCTAATTGCCATCGCTGAGGCTGCTAACACGAGAGTAGCTGGTAGGAGAAATACAATATGAAACTGTAAGTAAGAAATTTGTGGCAACATCGGTAGTTAGGTACCAACCGGGGGTGATCGCATCGTATTCAGTGGCGCTGTCTTGAAACCACGCATCCAGCTGAACAGACACCGTCTCAAGTGAGACGACTTACTGAAGGCTACTACTGGTTTTGTTCGGTACGCCCCTCGGCAACACATCCGAAATAAGAACGATGGTTTCTGAGA
The nucleotide sequence above comes from Halocatena marina. Encoded proteins:
- a CDS encoding lycopene cyclase domain-containing protein produces the protein MLPQISYLQFHIVFLLPATLVLAASAMAIRPEGNSVRSNDRGHIYWLVVVALMLVALLYTTPWDNYLIARGVWEYGEGRVLRTVGHAPIEEYLFILVQPLMTAFWLAQLPLREGWPNVSQQLRPVPRLIGCTTGVLVGCIGLYCLQGLDTFYLGAILVWAAPVLTLQWTVGPCQLLYHYRVVLFGTLVPTIYLWGADRVAIAVGIWTLADTYTTGITLAGLPIEEAIFFFVTNLFVVQGLILYRWVITRWA